The following proteins come from a genomic window of Chryseobacterium glaciei:
- the coaE gene encoding dephospho-CoA kinase (Dephospho-CoA kinase (CoaE) performs the final step in coenzyme A biosynthesis.) has translation MEDLHSETKKAEPPSSKVIGLTGGIGSGKTTVAHFIEECGFPVYYSDDRAKTIVNDNDELKVKIKELLGEESYDENGLYDRKFVAEKVFNDKDLLHQLNEIIHPAVRIDFEEWLEKQTKYLVFKETALLFELKLNKQCYKSLLVTAEDNIRTKRVMDRDGKTYREIEAIMEKQMSEKDKIKLADCIIYNNTNLEDLKEQTERIIFEIE, from the coding sequence ATGGAAGACTTACATTCAGAAACAAAAAAAGCAGAACCACCATCATCCAAGGTCATTGGTTTAACTGGCGGAATAGGTTCTGGAAAGACCACTGTTGCCCATTTTATTGAAGAGTGCGGGTTTCCCGTTTATTACTCGGATGACAGGGCAAAAACGATCGTTAATGATAATGATGAATTAAAGGTTAAAATTAAAGAACTTCTAGGCGAAGAATCTTACGATGAAAACGGACTTTACGACAGGAAATTTGTTGCAGAAAAAGTTTTTAACGATAAAGATCTTCTTCATCAATTAAATGAGATCATTCATCCTGCTGTTCGCATTGATTTTGAAGAATGGCTGGAAAAGCAAACCAAATATTTAGTTTTTAAAGAGACTGCATTATTGTTTGAATTAAAACTTAATAAACAATGCTACAAATCTCTGTTGGTAACTGCAGAAGACAATATAAGAACCAAAAGAGTAATGGATAGGGACGGAAAAACCTATCGTGAAATAGAAGCCATTATGGAGAAACAAATGTCTGAAAAAGACAAGATAAAGCTCGCAGACTGCATCATTTATAACAATACCAATCTCGAAGATCTAAAGGAACAAACCGAACGGATTATTTTCGAAATAGAATAA
- a CDS encoding GEVED domain-containing protein — protein MRKFYLLFLFFLSFLGLKAQYCTPTAGGSSTTYYLKTISLSDQNSINYTATAYQAYVNNSAQAVNTSPGGTILLNLATSSSTAKYYVYIDWNNDLDFNDAGENPIATTTYAATYTGNITVPAAQAYGSYRVRIENGYITPATPITACGPNAWGNFVDFTIQVGAPPTCIVPTALVSSNILANAATLSWTASVTTPANGYEYYMNTTGVPPTGATAGTAVPTGTSVTVGSLAANTTYYWWVRAICSSTDKSFWAAGTPFKTLCTAITTLPWTENFDTLTPIGSGIVPSCWKQVTGTYAWASANTGTTTFNAPKSAPNYMSIQYGNTTASQLWTPGFALTAGTAYEYSFYYNTGGTTSSYIGFTGNALVNTSQSATGATTLGAFITATQGTNGYVLYKVYYTPTVSGTYNFGVSVSATSAPWYLGVDDFKVRVAPTCLDPQGLAVVNTTTSSTTIQWTVPAPAPAGGYDVYYTTSAATPAPTVTPQYTGVTGPTQLISGLAASTTYYIWVRARCSSTDIGDWTGPLSVYTNYCVPTGGSSSTTYYLKNITTTGGFTNLAYTASTYSAYVNNSATSFSALPGTTVDVSMTTGTSSYYYYLWIDWNNDMVFDPLTETVYASTTYVPTATTTINTAGRPAGSYRARFATSFSGAITPCGSAPYGNYVDYTFIIKPCSTTAPTNVYVDTISHISATVHWTQSTNNLNYKVYWREVGTAGWPNSSALLAPPTNSFVIPTGLQPAKNYEAIVVAVCNTTEGTATPVAFATKCDPTPPNVTVSNITTTSALITWAPLAASSTYVMRYRIVGSGATGWSANIPLPVAPANTYTLANLNVYTSYEVQIANICNGTTLVNPWSNPKVFTTDRTCVLPPPGLTITNLTPTSAVVVWDPFPGATYILRYRKVGIPSWTNVPVSINTLTLTGLLELTKYEMQVVNVCSGTPGTYTQPYFFTTPTVTYCPMSSGSAANEFISKVTVKPNGKPVMESISVGSTYTDYTGVPARFIELIQGSTGNQITIEKSWLGTNNEEGVAVWIDFDRNGYFDINERIIASPPSTTTPVTGTFNVPADAFISLTDYKYVVMRVALQKDGIPVNCTSFANGEVEDYTVRISKTPVPNATNQTEIMIYPNPVKTTLNVKNTSPRSNYKIYNAAGQVVSAGIILNNKINVSNLINGVYVIDIDDVKGTAQKKFIKE, from the coding sequence ATGAGAAAATTTTATCTTTTATTTTTATTTTTTCTGTCATTTTTGGGATTGAAAGCTCAGTACTGTACTCCAACGGCGGGTGGATCAAGTACGACCTATTATTTAAAAACAATCTCCCTATCTGATCAGAATAGTATTAATTATACAGCAACAGCATACCAAGCTTATGTTAATAATTCGGCCCAGGCAGTAAATACATCTCCGGGTGGAACTATACTTCTAAACTTGGCTACCAGTTCAAGTACGGCAAAATATTATGTGTACATAGATTGGAATAATGATCTTGACTTTAACGATGCTGGTGAAAACCCTATTGCTACTACAACGTATGCAGCTACTTATACCGGAAATATAACTGTTCCGGCTGCACAGGCTTATGGCTCTTACAGAGTAAGAATAGAGAATGGCTATATAACACCTGCTACTCCTATTACTGCATGTGGACCTAATGCCTGGGGAAACTTTGTAGATTTTACAATTCAGGTGGGAGCTCCTCCAACTTGTATTGTTCCTACAGCATTAGTATCATCAAATATTTTAGCTAATGCTGCAACCTTGTCTTGGACTGCTTCGGTGACGACTCCGGCAAATGGTTACGAATATTATATGAATACAACGGGTGTTCCTCCTACTGGTGCAACTGCGGGAACAGCAGTTCCTACAGGAACTTCAGTTACGGTAGGTAGCCTTGCAGCTAATACTACTTATTATTGGTGGGTTCGAGCAATTTGTTCTTCTACAGATAAGAGTTTCTGGGCTGCGGGAACACCTTTTAAGACACTTTGTACGGCAATTACAACTCTTCCTTGGACTGAAAATTTTGACACTCTAACTCCAATAGGATCAGGTATTGTACCAAGTTGTTGGAAACAAGTAACTGGTACTTATGCTTGGGCTTCTGCAAATACGGGCACTACAACATTTAATGCGCCAAAATCTGCACCGAATTATATGAGTATTCAATACGGTAATACCACTGCCAGCCAACTTTGGACACCGGGCTTTGCTTTGACAGCAGGTACAGCGTATGAATATTCTTTCTATTATAATACGGGAGGTACAACAAGTTCTTATATAGGATTTACAGGTAATGCATTAGTGAATACTTCACAGTCTGCTACAGGAGCAACAACTTTAGGAGCATTCATTACAGCAACACAAGGAACAAATGGATATGTATTGTATAAAGTATATTATACGCCTACAGTTTCTGGTACATATAATTTCGGAGTAAGCGTTAGTGCTACAAGTGCTCCTTGGTATTTAGGTGTGGACGATTTCAAAGTAAGAGTTGCACCAACATGTCTGGATCCACAAGGTTTAGCAGTAGTGAACACTACAACTTCAAGTACTACAATACAATGGACGGTACCGGCTCCGGCACCTGCAGGTGGTTATGATGTTTATTATACTACAAGTGCTGCAACTCCTGCTCCAACTGTTACTCCTCAATACACTGGAGTTACAGGGCCAACTCAATTAATCTCCGGATTAGCTGCAAGTACAACTTACTACATTTGGGTAAGAGCGAGATGTAGCTCAACTGATATTGGTGATTGGACAGGTCCTCTTTCGGTTTACACTAATTATTGTGTTCCTACAGGAGGTTCATCTTCAACAACATATTATTTGAAGAATATTACAACTACAGGAGGATTTACCAATCTTGCTTATACTGCTTCTACATATAGTGCATATGTGAACAATTCTGCAACAAGTTTCTCTGCATTGCCGGGAACTACTGTAGATGTTAGCATGACTACTGGAACAAGTTCATACTATTATTATTTATGGATAGACTGGAATAACGATATGGTGTTTGATCCTTTAACGGAAACGGTTTATGCTTCGACTACTTATGTTCCGACAGCAACAACAACAATTAACACAGCAGGTCGCCCTGCAGGTTCTTATAGAGCGAGATTTGCAACATCATTTAGTGGAGCAATCACACCTTGCGGATCAGCTCCTTATGGTAATTATGTAGACTATACTTTTATTATTAAACCTTGTTCTACAACGGCACCAACAAATGTTTATGTAGACACAATTAGCCATATTTCTGCAACGGTACATTGGACTCAATCTACTAATAACCTTAACTATAAAGTATATTGGAGAGAAGTAGGAACTGCCGGATGGCCAAATTCATCTGCATTATTAGCGCCACCTACAAACAGCTTTGTTATTCCAACAGGTTTACAGCCTGCTAAAAATTACGAAGCAATAGTAGTTGCTGTTTGTAATACGACTGAAGGAACTGCTACTCCTGTAGCATTTGCAACAAAATGTGATCCTACTCCTCCGAATGTTACGGTAAGTAATATCACAACAACTTCGGCATTGATAACATGGGCTCCTTTAGCTGCAAGTTCTACTTATGTAATGAGATACAGAATCGTAGGAAGCGGTGCTACAGGATGGAGCGCTAATATACCTTTACCGGTAGCTCCAGCAAATACTTATACTCTTGCTAATTTAAATGTATATACTTCGTATGAAGTTCAGATAGCAAATATTTGTAATGGTACTACACTTGTTAATCCGTGGTCTAATCCTAAAGTATTTACTACTGATAGAACTTGCGTATTGCCTCCTCCGGGATTAACGATTACAAATCTTACTCCTACTTCAGCAGTTGTGGTTTGGGATCCGTTCCCGGGAGCAACTTATATCTTAAGATATAGAAAAGTAGGTATTCCGAGCTGGACAAACGTACCGGTTTCAATAAATACTCTTACGTTAACAGGATTATTAGAATTAACTAAATATGAAATGCAGGTTGTAAATGTATGTTCAGGTACGCCGGGTACTTACACTCAACCATACTTCTTTACGACACCTACGGTAACTTATTGCCCAATGTCTTCAGGAAGTGCAGCTAATGAATTTATTTCAAAAGTAACGGTGAAGCCAAATGGTAAACCAGTAATGGAAAGCATCTCAGTAGGATCTACTTATACAGATTACACAGGTGTTCCGGCTAGATTCATAGAATTAATTCAAGGATCTACAGGAAACCAAATTACGATTGAAAAATCTTGGTTAGGTACTAATAATGAAGAAGGTGTTGCTGTTTGGATCGATTTCGACAGAAACGGATACTTCGACATTAACGAAAGAATCATTGCTTCACCTCCTAGTACAACAACTCCTGTTACAGGAACGTTTAATGTACCTGCAGATGCATTCATCAGCTTAACAGATTACAAATATGTAGTGATGAGAGTAGCATTGCAAAAAGATGGTATCCCAGTAAACTGTACAAGTTTTGCAAATGGAGAAGTTGAAGATTACACAGTGAGAATTTCAAAAACTCCTGTTCCTAATGCAACGAACCAGACTGAAATAATGATTTACCCTAACCCGGTAAAAACTACATTGAATGTGAAGAATACAAGTCCTAGATCTAATTATAAGATCTATAACGCAGCAGGACAAGTAGTATCAGCGGGAATTATCTTAAACAACAAGATCAATGTTAGTAATTTGATCAACGGAGTTTATGTAATAGATATCGATGATGTTAAGGGTACTGCCCAAAAGAAATTCATCAAAGAATAA
- a CDS encoding FMN-binding negative transcriptional regulator, whose amino-acid sequence MFIPKIYRSEDYNLMKQIIKENAFALLISSVDKIRATHSMMMLNEDDPENIYIESHISRANPQAKTLKNGDEVLCDFLGAHTYISSSWYDHVNVSTWNYEAVQIYGKVELMNQEELYNHLEKLTAKYENFQKCPMFVEKMGQEFVEKEMKGAFGLKIIPTEIFIQQKLSQNRKEADFQNIISNLENTDENGKKIAERMKNIK is encoded by the coding sequence ATGTTCATACCTAAAATATACCGAAGTGAAGACTATAATTTGATGAAACAGATCATCAAAGAAAATGCTTTTGCTTTACTTATTTCTTCGGTCGATAAAATCAGAGCAACTCATTCAATGATGATGCTCAATGAAGATGATCCTGAAAATATTTATATTGAATCTCATATTTCCAGAGCGAATCCTCAGGCAAAAACCTTGAAAAACGGCGATGAAGTTTTATGTGATTTTCTGGGTGCTCATACTTACATTTCCAGTAGTTGGTATGATCATGTGAATGTTTCAACATGGAATTATGAAGCCGTTCAGATCTATGGAAAAGTAGAATTAATGAATCAGGAAGAGCTTTACAATCATCTTGAAAAATTAACTGCCAAATATGAGAATTTTCAGAAATGCCCGATGTTTGTAGAGAAAATGGGTCAGGAATTTGTGGAAAAGGAAATGAAAGGCGCTTTTGGGTTAAAAATAATTCCGACCGAGATATTTATTCAACAAAAATTGTCTCAAAACAGAAAAGAAGCAGACTTTCAAAATATTATTTCCAATCTTGAAAATACAGACGAAAACGGAAAAAAGATTGCTGAAAGAATGAAAAATATTAAATAA
- the ruvB gene encoding Holliday junction branch migration DNA helicase RuvB — translation MPDFLHPDKENYSHEELIQEEQIRPQSFKDFAGQRKTLENLEVFVTAAKKRGGALDHVLLHGPPGLGKTTLSNIIANELGVNCKITSGPVLDKPGSLAGLLTNLEENDVLFIDEIHRLSPIVEEYLYSAMEDFKIDIMLETGPNARSVQIGLNPFTLVGATTRSGMLTKPMLARFGIQSRLEYYSIELLSMIVIRSSRVLGIKIYEDAALEIARRSRGTPRIANALLRRVRDFAEIKGNGEIEINITKYALNSLNVDEFGLDEMDNKIMRVMIENFKGKPVGISALATSIAENPETLEEVYEPFLIQEGFIIRTPRGREVTDKAYKHLNIAIPRNPGELF, via the coding sequence ATGCCAGATTTTTTACATCCAGATAAAGAAAATTACTCCCATGAAGAGCTCATACAGGAAGAACAAATTCGTCCGCAGAGCTTTAAAGATTTTGCAGGGCAAAGAAAAACACTAGAAAATCTTGAAGTTTTCGTTACTGCTGCAAAAAAACGTGGCGGGGCTCTAGACCATGTTCTTTTGCATGGCCCACCCGGTCTTGGTAAAACTACTCTATCCAATATTATCGCTAACGAACTTGGGGTAAACTGTAAAATAACTTCCGGCCCTGTTTTAGATAAACCGGGAAGTTTAGCTGGATTATTGACTAATCTTGAGGAAAACGATGTCCTTTTTATTGATGAGATTCACCGTCTTTCTCCTATCGTAGAAGAATATTTGTATTCAGCGATGGAGGATTTTAAGATTGATATCATGCTTGAAACGGGCCCGAATGCAAGAAGTGTACAAATTGGGCTTAATCCTTTTACATTGGTGGGAGCAACAACCAGAAGTGGAATGCTGACAAAACCAATGCTAGCAAGATTCGGGATTCAAAGCAGATTGGAGTATTATTCTATTGAGCTTTTATCGATGATCGTTATCAGAAGTTCTAGAGTTTTAGGAATAAAGATTTATGAAGATGCCGCCCTTGAAATTGCGAGAAGAAGTCGTGGAACTCCAAGAATTGCGAATGCTCTTTTAAGGAGAGTTCGAGATTTTGCCGAAATAAAAGGCAATGGCGAAATTGAAATTAATATCACAAAATACGCATTGAATTCTTTAAATGTAGACGAATTCGGACTGGATGAGATGGATAACAAAATTATGCGTGTCATGATTGAAAACTTCAAAGGAAAACCTGTCGGAATTTCAGCTTTGGCGACATCCATTGCCGAAAATCCTGAAACATTGGAGGAAGTTTATGAACCATTTTTAATTCAGGAAGGGTTTATTATTCGTACGCCGAGAGGTAGAGAAGTTACTGACAAGGCGTATAAACATTTAAATATTGCCATTCCTAGAAATCCGGGAGAATTATTTTAA
- a CDS encoding reprolysin-like metallopeptidase, whose amino-acid sequence MKKLLTILFCSLVGGSAFAQWTPTTYKRGTEIKYALVNYYKLDINAIKEKLKNAQESGPNAKAVEISLPTLNGKIEKFAVYSSPVVVKSLADKYQLGSYVGVGIDDASKYLRFSLSGNDFQSMVINDGNYEFIEPQNADKTVYAVHPKTNKTEGTGKGFFCSTTENPAEVAQINQMLEQGKSFANQPTDFSKMSDKKFRTMRLVMSVTGEYTQKFGGTVAGALTQINATMTRVNGVFEKDFALRLILQDFPNVIFTNSSTDPYSIPSVGTASANASNANGWNVQLQQTLSVNVGSANYDIGHLLGDSGGGGNAGCIGCVCIDPTGTPATSLSKQKGSGFTSPGDGIPQGDNFDIDYVAHEMGHQLGGNHTFSHALEGAGVNVEPGSGTTIMGYAGITGTTTDVQAHSDAYFHKVSISQIQANLISKTCDIETSISNNAPVITPLAAYSIPKGTAFVLTAAATDAENNPLTYTWEEVDNASVLINKTNLGTTTTGASFRSFTPTASPTRYFPKLSSVLAGVLDNSNNGWESVSMVPRTTNFTVTVRDNNPDPAQQQSQFAQQTITVGNDGPFKVNTQYANVNVATPIEWDVANTTAAPYSVANVKIDYTTDNGTTWTVLSASTANDGAESFTFPTSLNGQVIKLRVSSIGNVFYAVKSVTVVAFAPCDGTAPVGITTSNITAYGATVSWTPISGATYMIRYRKVGQTAWIATTSTSPTVTLAGLTDATSYEIQIAAVCSGTPGAYSASVNFTTSSISYCAAASVTAANLFISNVTVANLNNTSTGAIYTNFTTNPALQVNLVKGVSNTMTITANVAAYNLAMVFIDYNRDGTFDASERVMNFPVTNVASFTGSFTVPSTAIEGQTLRMRVLFGFAGQANLGLNGPATWVCGTNYNDGEVEDYNVVVASTLGTSDVANPKDGIQIYPNPVSDILNVTKVSDKAAFKIYSAAGQLVNSGNINSGKINVSELVKGGYVITIEEKGKDLFKSKFIKK is encoded by the coding sequence ATGAAAAAACTACTTACTATTTTATTTTGTAGTTTGGTTGGTGGCTCTGCCTTTGCGCAATGGACGCCGACTACATACAAGAGAGGTACAGAAATAAAGTACGCTCTTGTTAACTACTATAAGCTAGATATTAATGCAATTAAAGAAAAGCTTAAAAATGCTCAGGAGTCAGGTCCTAATGCAAAGGCTGTAGAAATTTCTTTACCAACTTTAAATGGTAAAATTGAAAAATTTGCAGTATATAGCTCTCCGGTTGTTGTAAAATCTCTTGCAGACAAATATCAACTAGGATCTTATGTTGGTGTTGGAATTGATGATGCCTCTAAGTACCTAAGATTCTCTTTATCAGGTAATGATTTCCAATCTATGGTAATAAATGATGGGAATTATGAATTTATTGAACCGCAAAATGCAGATAAAACTGTATATGCTGTTCATCCTAAAACTAATAAAACAGAAGGAACAGGAAAAGGTTTCTTTTGTAGTACAACAGAAAACCCAGCTGAGGTAGCTCAGATTAATCAGATGTTGGAGCAAGGTAAATCATTTGCAAACCAACCAACTGATTTCTCAAAAATGTCTGATAAGAAATTCAGAACGATGAGGTTGGTTATGTCGGTTACTGGTGAATATACTCAGAAATTTGGAGGTACTGTTGCTGGTGCTTTAACGCAGATTAATGCGACAATGACAAGAGTAAACGGTGTTTTCGAAAAAGATTTTGCTTTACGTCTTATTTTACAGGATTTTCCAAATGTAATTTTTACGAACAGCTCAACAGATCCATATTCAATCCCTTCAGTTGGAACAGCTTCAGCTAATGCAAGTAATGCTAATGGTTGGAATGTTCAGCTTCAGCAAACATTGAGTGTGAATGTTGGAAGTGCTAACTATGATATCGGACACCTTTTAGGTGATTCTGGTGGTGGTGGAAATGCAGGATGTATCGGATGTGTTTGTATAGATCCTACAGGAACACCTGCTACTTCTCTTTCTAAGCAAAAAGGTTCTGGATTTACATCTCCTGGAGATGGTATTCCTCAAGGTGATAACTTTGATATTGACTATGTAGCTCACGAAATGGGTCACCAGTTAGGAGGTAATCACACATTCTCTCACGCTCTTGAGGGAGCAGGTGTAAATGTAGAGCCAGGTTCTGGAACTACAATTATGGGATATGCTGGTATTACAGGTACTACAACTGATGTTCAGGCGCATTCTGATGCTTATTTTCATAAAGTAAGTATTTCTCAGATTCAAGCTAACTTAATCAGCAAAACTTGTGATATAGAAACTTCTATCTCAAACAATGCACCGGTAATTACTCCTTTAGCTGCTTATAGCATTCCAAAAGGAACTGCATTCGTATTAACAGCTGCTGCTACTGATGCAGAAAACAACCCATTAACTTATACATGGGAAGAAGTTGACAATGCAAGTGTTTTAATTAATAAAACTAATTTAGGTACTACTACAACAGGTGCTTCATTTAGATCATTTACACCTACTGCGAGCCCAACAAGATATTTCCCTAAATTATCTTCTGTATTAGCAGGAGTTTTAGATAACTCAAATAATGGATGGGAGTCTGTTTCTATGGTTCCTAGAACAACTAATTTTACTGTAACAGTAAGAGATAATAACCCTGATCCGGCTCAACAGCAGAGTCAATTTGCACAGCAGACAATTACTGTAGGTAATGATGGACCATTTAAAGTTAATACTCAATATGCTAACGTAAACGTTGCAACTCCAATTGAGTGGGATGTAGCAAATACTACAGCTGCACCTTACAGTGTTGCTAATGTTAAAATTGACTATACAACAGACAACGGAACAACTTGGACTGTACTTTCTGCTTCAACAGCTAATGATGGTGCAGAATCATTTACTTTCCCTACTTCATTGAACGGACAAGTAATTAAACTTAGAGTTTCTTCAATCGGAAACGTATTCTATGCAGTGAAATCAGTAACTGTAGTAGCTTTCGCTCCATGTGATGGTACTGCTCCAGTGGGGATCACTACAAGTAATATTACTGCTTATGGTGCTACTGTAAGCTGGACGCCAATTTCAGGAGCAACTTATATGATTCGTTATAGAAAAGTAGGTCAAACTGCTTGGATAGCAACAACATCTACTTCTCCTACTGTAACGTTAGCTGGTCTTACAGATGCTACATCTTATGAAATTCAGATAGCGGCTGTTTGTTCTGGAACTCCTGGTGCTTATTCAGCTTCAGTAAATTTCACAACTTCATCAATATCTTATTGTGCTGCTGCATCAGTTACTGCTGCGAATCTATTTATTTCAAATGTAACGGTTGCGAATCTTAATAATACTTCAACTGGAGCTATTTATACAAACTTTACAACAAACCCTGCTCTTCAGGTTAATCTTGTAAAAGGAGTTAGTAACACGATGACTATTACGGCAAATGTTGCTGCTTATAACCTTGCAATGGTATTTATCGATTATAACAGAGATGGTACTTTTGATGCTTCTGAAAGAGTAATGAACTTCCCTGTAACGAATGTTGCTTCATTCACAGGATCATTTACAGTTCCAAGTACTGCTATCGAAGGACAGACATTAAGAATGAGAGTTCTTTTTGGTTTTGCCGGACAAGCTAACCTTGGATTAAACGGACCTGCAACTTGGGTTTGTGGAACTAATTACAATGACGGTGAAGTTGAAGATTACAACGTTGTTGTAGCTTCTACATTAGGTACAAGCGATGTTGCTAATCCGAAAGACGGTATTCAGATTTATCCTAACCCGGTAAGTGATATCTTAAACGTAACTAAAGTTTCTGACAAAGCTGCTTTCAAAATTTACAGTGCTGCTGGTCAGTTAGTAAATAGCGGAAATATCAACTCAGGAAAAATCAACGTTTCTGAATTAGTAAAAGGAGGATATGTAATTACAATTGAAGAAAAAGGAAAAGATTTATTCAAATCCAAATTCATTAAAAAGTAA
- a CDS encoding MBL fold metallo-hydrolase translates to MKLYPIQCGKFKLDGGAMFGVVPKSLWEKTNPADEKNLIELGTRSLLIEDGKKLILVDCGLGNKQDDKFFGHYSLWGDDNLDKNLKKYGFVKEDITDVFLTHLHFDHCGGAIEWNDDKTGYRPAFKNAQFWTNENHWQWATEPNPREKASFLKENILPMQESGQLNFLPLPANGNYGFAPDLKMDVIFVDGHTEKQMLPVIQYQEKTVVFAADLIPTAGHINPVYVMGYDTRPLLTMEEKSKFLKQCVDNEYLLFFEHDAHNELASLKMTEKGVRLDETFSFNDVFGY, encoded by the coding sequence ATGAAGTTATATCCTATACAATGTGGAAAATTTAAGCTGGACGGCGGCGCAATGTTTGGAGTCGTCCCAAAGAGTCTGTGGGAGAAGACTAACCCAGCAGACGAAAAAAACTTAATTGAATTGGGAACCCGCTCTTTATTAATTGAAGATGGAAAAAAATTAATCTTAGTAGACTGCGGTCTTGGAAACAAGCAGGATGATAAATTCTTCGGTCACTACTCTCTTTGGGGAGACGATAATTTAGATAAAAACTTAAAAAAATATGGTTTTGTAAAGGAAGATATCACCGATGTTTTCTTAACTCACCTTCACTTCGACCACTGTGGTGGGGCGATTGAATGGAATGACGACAAAACCGGCTACAGACCTGCATTCAAAAATGCACAATTCTGGACTAACGAAAATCATTGGCAGTGGGCAACTGAGCCTAATCCAAGAGAAAAAGCAAGCTTTTTAAAGGAAAACATTCTTCCTATGCAGGAAAGCGGGCAGCTTAACTTTTTGCCACTTCCGGCAAACGGAAATTATGGTTTCGCTCCAGATTTGAAAATGGACGTTATTTTTGTTGACGGACATACAGAAAAGCAAATGCTTCCTGTGATTCAATATCAGGAGAAAACGGTTGTTTTTGCTGCGGATCTTATTCCAACTGCGGGACATATCAACCCTGTTTATGTGATGGGTTATGATACAAGACCTCTTTTAACTATGGAGGAAAAATCAAAATTCCTGAAGCAATGTGTGGATAACGAATATTTACTGTTCTTCGAACACGATGCCCATAACGAATTGGCTAGTCTTAAAATGACCGAAAAAGGAGTAAGACTTGATGAAACCTTTAGTTTTAATGATGTTTTTGGATATTAA